The following coding sequences are from one Saccopteryx bilineata isolate mSacBil1 chromosome 3, mSacBil1_pri_phased_curated, whole genome shotgun sequence window:
- the LOC136331904 gene encoding zinc finger protein ZFP2-like, which yields MGERFHKCLECGKTFIHTSHLTQHQRIHTGETKDNCRKCGKAFNCSSTLTVHQRIHRGEKPYKCRQCAKAFTRPSGLTKHQRTHTGEKPYKCRYCGKAFSCSSTVIVHQRTHTGEKPYKCKLCDKAFRYSSEVTIHQRTHTGEKPYKCRQCDKAFSRSYTLTAHQRIHAEGSHKCLECGKTFIWKSILAIHQRTHTGEKPYICRECGKAFSCSSTLTEHQKIHTGEGSHKCLECGKTFIWKSILTVHQRIHTRERPYNCRQCGKAFNSSSSLTRHQRTHTGEKPYKCRECGKAFSCSSTLIVHQRTHTGEKPYKCRECGKAFSCSSTLIVHQRSHTGEKPYTCKQCGKGFTQVSSLTVHQRTHTGE from the coding sequence ATGGGAGAGAGgtttcataaatgtttagaatgtggcaaaacgtTTATCCATACATCACACCTTACtcaacatcaaagaattcacacaggagagacaaAAGACAATTGCAGGAAATGTGGCAAAGCATTTAACTGTTCCTCCACtcttactgtacatcaaagaattcacagaggagagaaaccatacaaatgcagaCAATGTGCCAAAGCTTTTACTCGACCCTCAGGTCTTACTaaacatcaaagaactcacacaggagagaaaccatacaaatgcagatattgtggcaaagcctttagctgTTCCTCAACTGTTATtgtacatcaaagaactcacactggtgagaaaccatacaaatgcaaACTATGTGACAAAGCCTTTAGGTATTCCTCTGAGGTTActatacatcaaagaactcacacaggagagaaaccatacaaatgcagaCAATGTGACAAAGCATTTAGCCGTTCCTACACTCTTACTGCACATCAGAGAATTCATGCTGAGGGttctcataaatgtttagaatgtggcaaaacctttatcTGGAAATCAATACTTGCTATACaccaaagaactcacacaggagagaaaccatacatatgtagagaatgtggcaaagcctttagttGTTCCTCAACTCTTACTGagcatcagaaaattcatactggagaggggtctcataaatgtttagaatgtggcaaaacctttatcTGGAAATCAATACTTACcgtacatcaaagaattcatacaaGAGAGAGACCATACAATTGCAGACAATGTGGTAAAGCCTTTAACTCTTCCTCATCTCTTACTagacatcaaagaactcacacaggagagaaaccatacaaatgtagggaatgtggcaaagcctttagctgTTCCTCCACTCTTATtgtacatcaaagaactcacacaggagagaaaccatacaaatgtagagaatgtggcaaagcctttagctgTTCCTCCACTCTTATTGTACATCAAAGAagtcacactggagagaaaccatacacaTGCAAACAATGTGGCAAAGGTTTTACCCAAGTATCAAGtcttactgtacatcaaagaactcacacaggggaatga